One segment of Spiroplasma kunkelii CR2-3x DNA contains the following:
- a CDS encoding lipoprotein, whose protein sequence is MKKLLSIIGTIGLTATSTTTLISCNKENNNENEASNKPKPSPKPSPKPSPKPSYNTQQPPENSNWKLVDNSKENLEKEFKVKNDKWYILIFANKFILKEKYDENNKIKLFDFNNTADGKTYKGIKFGTTKYVTLDNLVFYRWDGGLNEPETSPINKKTGEITDWK, encoded by the coding sequence ATGAAAAAATTACTTAGCATAATAGGAACAATCGGATTAACCGCAACAAGTACAACAACATTAATCAGTTGTAATAAAGAAAATAATAATGAAAACGAGGCAAGTAATAAACCAAAACCATCACCAAAACCATCACCAAAACCATCACCAAAACCATCATATAACACACAACAACCACCAGAAAATAGTAATTGAAAATTAGTTGATAATTCTAAAGAAAATTTAGAAAAAGAATTTAAAGTAAAAAATGATAAATGATATATTTTAATATTTGCTAATAAATTTATATTAAAAGAAAAATATGATGAAAATAATAAAATTAAACTTTTTGATTTTAATAATACAGCTGATGGAAAAACATATAAAGGAATAAAATTTGGTACTACAAAATATGTAACTCTAGATAACTTAGTTTTTTATCGTTGAGATGGTGGTTTAAATGAACCTGAAACATCACCAATCAACAAAAAAACCGGTGAAATTACTGATTGAAAATAA
- a CDS encoding IS30 family transposase — MYSHLSFMDKVKLEQLFLSKIFLKNNGKQNIFVIAKYLNRHSSTILREIKRFKTIEEYSSYKSNKMYYEKRKKNNKRCNFTEEQINFMKIRLNKYRDSPIEFIYSYFLKFGVKFPVSVKTLYKWICLGFYGFLKQNLRYRGKKFKTKGKKDNRGQLTNFKSIWNIENKFSNVGWFEMNTVVGKNHQSSLLILVEQSSRKYFAIKLENHTANEVFEKFKELVKVNNLIGKIKGVITDRGREFYKWRELEIFAETQVYFCDAGSPQQKPLIKYMNSEFRHWFSKEIDFNKVSQKRLNWVVNDVINEKIRPCLNWISAKEMFLQNIK; from the coding sequence ATGTATAGTCATTTAAGTTTTATGGATAAAGTTAAATTAGAACAGTTATTTTTATCAAAAATTTTTTTAAAAAATAATGGTAAGCAGAATATTTTTGTAATTGCTAAATATTTGAATAGACATAGTAGCACTATTTTAAGAGAAATTAAACGTTTTAAAACTATTGAAGAATATAGTTCTTATAAGTCAAATAAAATGTATTATGAGAAAAGAAAAAAGAATAATAAAAGATGTAATTTTACAGAAGAACAGATTAATTTTATGAAAATTAGACTTAATAAATATCGTGATTCTCCGATAGAATTTATTTATAGTTATTTTTTAAAATTTGGTGTTAAATTTCCGGTTTCTGTTAAAACATTGTATAAATGAATTTGTTTAGGTTTTTATGGATTTTTAAAACAAAATTTACGATATCGTGGTAAAAAATTTAAAACAAAAGGAAAAAAAGATAATCGTGGTCAATTAACTAATTTTAAGTCAATTTGAAACATTGAAAATAAATTTTCTAATGTTGGATGATTTGAAATGAATACTGTTGTTGGTAAAAATCATCAATCTTCTCTTTTAATTTTAGTAGAACAATCAAGTAGAAAATATTTTGCAATAAAATTAGAAAATCATACTGCTAATGAAGTTTTTGAAAAGTTTAAAGAATTAGTTAAAGTAAATAATTTAATTGGGAAAATTAAAGGCGTAATAACTGATAGAGGAAGAGAATTTTATAAATGAAGAGAATTAGAAATATTCGCTGAAACACAAGTATATTTTTGTGATGCTGGTTCACCACAACAAAAACCTTTAATTAAATATATGAATAGTGAATTCAGACATTGATTTTCTAAGGAAATTGATTTTAATAAAGTTAGTCAGAAACGATTAAATTGAGTAGTTAATGATGTAATTAATGAAAAAATACGACCCTGTTTAAATTGAATAAGTGCAAAAGAAATGTTTTTACAGAATATTAAATAA